The sequence below is a genomic window from Chryseobacterium foetidum.
TCTTCCGTAGCATCTGTCAGTTTGGGAGGATTTGATGCATTATCACACATCTTCGCTCCGTCTCCGTTTTCAGGATCGAAACTTTCTCCGAAATAGTACAGAATATACTGTCGTCTGCTCATGCAGGTTTCAGCGTAGCCTACAACTTCATTCAATAACTGAAGACCAATTTCTCTTTCGGAAACAGCTTTTTGGGCTAAAAACTTTTCCAGTTTCTCAATATCTTTAGGATCGTAGAATGCGAGGCAGTGACCTTCGCCACCATCTCTTCCGGCTCTTCCGGTTTCCTGATAATAGCTTTCAAGAGATTTTGGGAAATCATAATGGATAACGAAACGCACATCCGGTTTATCGATTCCCATTCCAAAAGCGATGGTGGCAACGATTACATCAGCTTCCTCCATCAAAAATTTATCCTGATTAGCGACCCTTATTTTTTGGTCAAGACCTGCGTGGTAAGGAAGTGCATTGATCCCGTTTACCTGAAGAAGCTGGGCAAATTCCTCCACTTTTCTTCGGCTTAAACAATATACAATACCAGATTTTCCTTTGTGCTGATTGATAAATTTTACAATTTCCTTGTCAACGTTTACTTTCGGTCTTACTTCGTAATAAAGGTTAGGCCTGTTGAAACTTTCCTTGTAGACCGCTGCTGAAGTCATCCCCAAAGTTTTCTGGATATCATCCTGAACTTTCGGAGTAGCAGTTGCGGTTAAAGCAATCACCGGAACATCGGCAATTTTATCTATAATTGATTTTAAATTTCGGTATTCAGGTCTGAAATCGTGACCCCATTCTGAGATACAGTGCGCCTCATCAATGGCTACAAACGATATTTTTACCTCTTTGAAAAATTCGAGATAATCTTCTTTTATCAGCGATTCCGGAGCAACGTAGAGCAGTTTGGTTTTTCCTGCTTTAATATCGTCAAAAACCTTTTTGGTCTGAGTTTTGTTAAGTGATGAATTCAAAACATGGGCTACACCTTCATCTGATGAGAGTCCGTTGACTGCGTCCACCTGATTTTTCATCAGAGCAATAAGCGGTGAAACCACGATGGCAGTTCCCTCAGAAATCAGTGCAGGAAGCTGGTAACAGAGAGATTTACCTCCACCTGTAGGCATAAGGACAAAAACATCCTTTCCGTTCAGTAAATCTTCTATGATTTGCTCCTGCTGACCTTTGAAGGTAGAAAATCCAAAGTATTTTTTTAATTCGCCTGATATATTGGCTTTTTTTGCGCTCATCTAATTTTGTATTGCTAAATTTGCATCTATTCCAAAGTTATAAAAATTTTGCTTAAAATAAAAGCGAACGAATTTATAAAAATAAAATTTATAGTAAATATAAATAGATTCTGTGTCTATTTTTTCAATTGTAATATACGACAAAAATGTATACAAACGACATTATTTCCAACGCAAAAAAAACACTTGAAATAGAAATTGCCGAGCTCGAAAAACTGAAAAACAGAATTGACGGCGATTTTGAAAAAGCGGTGCAAACCATTCATGCTGCCACGGGAAAACTCATCGTTGTAGGGATCGGAAAATCTGCCCACGTAGCCAATAAAATGGTTGCAACGCTGAATTCTACAGGAACACCTTCTCAGTTTCTTCACGCTTCAGAAGCTATTCATGGTGATTTGGGTGTAATCCAAAAGCAGGATGTGGTTTTATGCATATCAAATTCGGGAAATTCTCCTGAGATTGTGAGCCTTGTTCCTTATTTAAAAGACTATTCTTCTTCTTTAATAGGAATGACAGGGAATAAAAGCAGTAAGCTAGCTGAATTTTCAGATATTATTCTTGATACACACGTTGATGTGGAAGCATGCCCAATCAAACTTGCTCCGACGAGCTCAACAACCGTTCAGATGGCTTTGGGAGATGCTTTGGCAGTAAGTTTAATGGAACTGAATGATTTTAAGGCTAATGATTTTGCTAAATTTCATCCAGGCGGAAGTCTGGGTAAAAACCTGATTTCAAAAGTTGATGATTTCCTATCTTCACAAAAACCTCAGGTTTCTGAAAATGACAGTGTGAAAGATGTCATCATTTCCATAAGCAGTTCAAGACACGGAATTACCGTCGTCACAGACAACGAAAATATTATTGGAGTGATTACCGACGGCGATCTTCGAAGAATGCTGATGAATGAAATTAATATTTCTGAAGTATCAGCAAAAGACATTATGTCTCTGAATCCCAAGACGGTCGAAAGAAATTCCCTGGCAAAAGACGCTATGAAAATCCTGAAGGACAACAACATCGGTCAGCTTGTCGTAACCGAAAACGGAAAATATTTCGGTATTATTGATTTACATAAACTCTTGGATGAGGGGATTAATTAGGTTGAGGTTAAGGTTAAGCTAAACTTAAATGAGTAACTCAGGTTTTTAATCTTAAATATTAAATTTTGAATCTTGAATTTTAAATCTTAAATTTTAAATCCCGAATTTCAATTAATCCTGCGCTTAACACCCGCTTTTTTTCCTAAATTTGAAAAACTTAAAAAATATTTTGTGAGCGAAGGTAAAGACATGTCTTTCTGGGGACATATTGGCGAGCTGAGAGGACATCTCATCCGCGCAATTATAGCGATTATCATCGCAGCATTTATTATCGGATATAATATAGAATGGATTATGGATCATGTGTTTTTTGGTCCTACCCGTAATGATTTCCCGACTTTCAGAATTGCCAATCACTTCTCAAGAATGATTTTGGGTGAAGACAGCATCACGCTTCCAAAGGATTTTCCTGTGCGTGTACAAAGGCTTTATCAACAGTTTAATGTAATGATGGCAGTATCTATTTTTGGAGGTATCGTTTTGGCCTTTCCGTACATTATCTGGGAATTGTGGAGATTTATCAGTCCGGCCTTGCATCCGAGAGAGAGAAAAAATTCAATTTTTATTATCAATTCGGTTTGGATACTGTTTTTAGCAGGAGTTCTTTGCGGTTACTATCTAATTTTACCATTTGCGGTAAATTTTGGGGTGATTTTTAAGATTTCAAACATTATTATTCCGCTTTATGACCTGAGCGATTACACGACATTGTTTTTACAGGTTGTATTGGGAATGGGTGTTGTATTTTTATTCCCTATTTTGATTTACTTCCTCACATCCATCGGAATTTTAACGCCGATGTTTATGAGAACGTACCGCCGTCATGCCATAGTTTTAATAATGGTGGTTGCAGCGATTATTACTCCGGCAGACGTTTTAAGTATGATGATGGCAGCCTTGCCACTTCTTGCTTTATATGAGTTCAGTATTCTGGCTTCGGGATACACTTACAAGAGAGTGCAGAAGGCAAATGCAAGACTCGCAAAACAGGATTAAAGAAAATTTCAAACAAATTATATTGAGCAGTTTTATTAATTTAAAGCTGCTTTTTTATTTTAATTTGATATAAACTGTTACTTCAAGAACATTTTTGCGACTTACCAAAAATTAATTCTCTATTTTTGAAATATACATAACCTATGAAAAAAATCACTTTCTCGCTGCTTTTCGCCTCATCACTAGCTTTCGGGCAGTTTTTTGAGCATGGTAAAACCTTTACAAAACAGGATACTTTAAAAGGTTCAGATACCAAATTCAGGAATTTCTGGGATGTAAAAAGGTATGATCTTTCAGTTGAACCGGATTTTGCTTCAAAAAGTATTAAAGGAAATAATAAGATCAGTTTTGAAATCACAAAAGACATTTCGAACCCCGTTTTTCAGATTGATTTGCAAAAACCAATGAAAGCCGATAAAATTGAATGCAGTTTCCCTACGACAAATGTTTTTAAGCAAGATGGAGATTTTATTTTCATTTCCACCAAAAAGAATTTTAAAAAAGGAGAAAAATATACGATTGACGTAACGTATTCCGGAAAACCGACGATTGCCAAGCGTGCTCCCTGGGACGGTGGATGGGTTTTCACAAAAGATGAGAAAGGAAACCCGTGGATGAGCGTTGCTGATGAAGGAATTGGCGCCTCCGTATGGCTTCCGACAAAAGATATCTGGAGCGACGAGCCTGATCAGGGAATCACGATGAAAATTATTACTCCGAAAGATCTCGTTGGTATCGGAAACGGAAGACTGATCAGCAAAAAAGAGGAAGGTAACAAAACCGCTTATATCTGGGAAGTTAAAAATCCAATAAACGCGTACTCTATCATCCCCAACATAGGAAAATACGTGAATTTTAAAGACACATACAATGGCGAAAAAGGAAAGCTTGATTTGGACTATTGGGTGATTGACTATAATTTAGATAAAGCAAAAAAACAGTTTCAGCAGGTAAAACCGATGCTTGAAGCTTTTGAATATTGGTTCGGTCCCTATCCTTTTTATGAAGATTCTTACAAACTCGTTGATTCGCCATATTTAGGAATGGAACATCAGAGCAATATTGCGTACGGAAATCAATATATGAACGGTTATCTGGGCAGCGACTTATCCGGAACGGGAGTAGGTTTAAAGTGGGATTACATTATTGTTCACGAAAGTGGTCACGAGTGGTTTGCCAACAATATCACCGCAAAAGATCAGGCAGACATGTGGGTTCATGAAGGTTTTACGATGTATTCTGAAGTGCTTTTTACCGAAAAATATATGGATAAAAAATCCGCCGAGATTTATGCTCAGGGAGTTCAGCGTTCGATTAGTAATGATGTTCCAATTATTGGGAAATATGGTGTAAGAAATGAAGGCAGCGGCGATATGTATCCTAAAGGTGCGAGCATGCTTCACACCATCCGTCAGGTGATTGATAATGATGAGAAATTCAGACAGATTTTACGAGGTTTAAATAAGGATTTTTACCACCAGACAGTTACCACAGAGCAAATTGAAAAATACATTTCTGATAAATCGGGAATCGACTTTTCGTCGGTTTTTAATCAGTATTTAAGAACTACAGATGTTCCGGTTCTGGAATATTCTCAAAAAGGAAATGAACTGAAATTTAAATACAGCAAAGTCGTTAAAAATTTTAAACTTCCTTTAAAAATTAGCGGCGAATGGATAAAACCTACTGAAGAATGGCAGACGATGAAGTTGAAAAATGATGGTGCAGTAGAGTTTAATAAAAATAATTACATCAGATATCAAAAGGTAAATTAGGTTGAGGTTCAGACTGAGGCTGAAAAACATTGGAAAAGCAAAATCGCACGTTCGGTTTTGCTTTTTTTTAACATCTGTTCTGTAACAAAATCAGTTTTGCTGCAACTACTTAAGCAAATTAAATCAGCATGAAAAAAATTGCAATCAGCTTAGGACTTTTATCCGCAATAGCATTTAATGCACAGTCTGTGAAGACGCAAATTGACCTTGTCAACATTAAAGACGATAAAGTAAATGTAAGTCTTGAATTTCCGAAAATGAAATCGGGCGATGTGAAATTCCACTTTCCGAAAACAGTTCCGGGAACATATTCAACAGACGATTACGGAAGGTTTATTGAAGGAATAAAATTTCTTGACAACAAAGGAAAAGAACTGAAGTTCACAAAGGTGAATGACAATTCCTATACTTTAAAAAATGCACAGAATTTAAATAAAGTTACGTATTGGGTAAACGACAGTTTCGATGATGAAATGGATAATACCAAGCACAAAGCGGTATTTTCACCATCAGGAACCAATATCGAAGAAGGAAAAGTTTATCTTGTCAACACCCATGGTTTCGTTGGTTATATCGAGAATATGCAGGATGTGCCTTATCAGTTAATCGTAAAAAAACCAAAGGATTTCTACGGAACAACAGCGTTGGTAGATCAGGATAAATCTGAAGATACTGACACTTTTACTTTGGCAAATTATGCTAAACTGACCGATTCTCCGCTGATGTACACCAAGCCGGATTACGTAACCTTTAACGCAGGAGGAATGGAGCTGGTTTTAGGCGTTTATTCTCCGACGGGAAAGTATAAAGCTGCAGATTTTAAAGAAAATTTAGAGAAAATGGTCATTGCTCAAAAGAAATTTCTGGGCGATATGAATACCAATAAAAAATATGCAATCATGCTTTATCTTGCAGGTACAGACGGTCCTCAGATCAAAGGTTTCGGAGCGTTGGAACATCACGAATCCACAAGTGTTGTGTTGCCTGAAATGATGCCTAAAGAAGCTATTGACCAAACCATAACAGACGTTGTTTCTCACGAATTTTTCCACACAGTAAATCCTTTGAAAGTGCATTCTGAAGAAATTCATTATTTCGATTATGCAGACCCGAAAATGTCTCAGCATTTGTGGATGTACGAAGGTGGAACTGAGTATTTTGCCAATCTTTTCCAGATTCAGGAAGGTCTGATTACAAGAGACGAATTTCTGAAAAGAATGACCGACAAAATCACTAATTCTAAAAATTACAACGACACAATGCCGTTTACAGTGATGAGTAAAAACATTCTGAAAGACGAGTACAAAGACCAATACAGAAATGTTTACGAAAAAGGAGCATTGCTGGCGATGTGTCTGGATATTGAATTGAGAAAACTTTCCAACGGCGAAATGGGCTACCGTGATATGATCAGAAAACTGTCTCAAAGATTTGGTGAAAACAAACCTTTCAAAGATGATAAACTGATTGACGAACTGGTTGAAGTTACAGGCTATCCGCAGGTGAGAGATTTTTACAATAAATATATTGCCGGAAGTGAGGCTACACCGTATGAAAAGTACCTGAAAGAAGTCGGAGTTGAAGTACAGAAGCAGGATACACCACCGATTTTCTGGTTTGTAAAAGATCCGAATCAGACGGGTTACAACGATAAAAACAACACTTTTATTTTTGACGAAAGCTCTGCTCTTTCACCTTTTGCAAAATCTGTCGGTTTTAAAATTACAGATGAAGTAGTTGCTCTGGATGGAAAAATCATCAACATTCAGAATATTCAGGAGTTTATCAACTATGCGAAAAGCGTAAAAGACGGACAGAATGTAACGCTTACCGTTTTGAGAAATAAAGACGGTAAATCTGAAAAAATAGATTTAAAAGGAAAAGCCATTCTCGATAAAATGACGGTTGAAACTTTAGGTTTTAAAGCCAATCCAACTGCTGCTGAGAAAAAACTTCAGGATCAGTGGATCACAGGAAAGAAATAATATCAAAATAAATTTATACAAAAATTCCGCAGTTTCAATGAAACTGCGGAATTTTTTTTGGAAGATAAGATCGCATTATAACTCTCAAACTCTAACACTCTCAAACCCTAAAACCCTACCAATCATCTACTTCTGCAAATCAGGTTCTATCGGATTGTTATTTTTCTTAAAACCTTCTTTGGCTTTCTTTTCCATTTCTCTGAAAACCTGGTTTGGATCTGAAATTTCTCTGCCATCGGCAGTTTTAGTTTTAAAAACTACGCGGTTGGTGTCTGTATTTTTCTGCATCATTTCGCGCATATTTTTTGTAGGATCAGCTACGTAGGCTTTCCAGACTTTTCTGAACTGGTCTTCCGTGATTTCAATTTCTTTACCGCCCATTCCAAAAACACGGACTTCCGTTGGAAGATTAAGTTCCGTTTCCTGTGAAGCTGCTTTGATCTTTTTATTTCCTGCCAGTGTCATCACGTGCGTTCCGGTAGCATCTTCGATTTTCACAATAAGGCCAGGCAAACCATAAAATTTGTACGGACCATCCTGAAAAGGAATATCCTGCGTGAACCAAGCGGTCCACTCTCTTCCGCCGAAGCTCGTGGTTGCTTTTTGGGTGTTGTACTCTCCGATTTTCTGTTTTTCACCGGAGATCTTCCACTCAGGCTTAGAATCTTCGGTAATTTTATATTGGTCGCTTGAGATTTTTCTGTACAGAGAAGTTTTAAAATCAGGATAAGTTTTAGTTACTTTAAAAGTGATTTGCCCAGGCTTATCAGTTCTTTTAATATTAATACTGTTCGGATTCATCTGAATCTGCTTTTCAATATCAGCTTTCTGAGTAGAATCTGCTACAAAAGTTGCGTGACTGTAGTAAGAAGAACCTCTTGAATCGATATCCAAAACCATCATTTCAGTTTTCACATCAGCTTTATCGTTGATATCCGGAACAAATTTGTAGTCGTAGAAAAACCTGTTGGTTTGAGCCTGAGCAAAAATCAATGTCAGAATAAAACCCGTAGTTAGAAGTTTTTTCATTTTAAAAATAGATTATTTCGTTTCAATACGGATCTCGCCAGAACTTTTCCCGTCTGTGTTTTGCTTGTTAACGGTCATTCTTTTGAAATTTTTACTGTCAAGTTTTTTAAATTCTGCTTCAGTGATTTCCTTATCGTCCAGATAGTATTTGATATTTGAGTCACCATGCATACTAAAGATTTTCGGTTTTGAAACATTGACTCCTCCATTTGGAAACCTCATTGTTGTAGTTCTTCCAACCACCGGTGGAAAAGGAGCTGAAATATTTTTTACAGATCGAATGACCATTGAATTTCTACCATCCAGCATTCTTCTTTCTGCTTCAATCTTTGCACGTTCACCTTCAAGTTTAGCTCTTTTGGCATTTAGTTTTGCAGCTTCTTTTTCAAGTTTGGCTCTGCGTTTTGCGTTCTCGGGACTTTCTTTTTTGTCAAGGAAAACTTCGCTTCCAGGCATCCAGTTTCTATCTATATTTAAATTTTGTTTATGAAATTTCACTTTGGTTCCATCAGGTAACTTTATATCATCTCCGGTAAAATCCATATTTGAAAGATCAGGAAGCTCTATGTTCATCGTTTTAAGACGCTCAACCTCACTCTTCCATTTATCTGAATTAAATAATTTTGCCATCTTTTCACTATCCATTTCAGGAATGCTGAAATGAAATTGCTGTGTATTCACAGTCTTACTTATCTCCTCTGAAAGTTTCTCAATCTCCTGCAGACTTGCTTTGAATTCCTGTGAATCCGGTTTTAAAACCTTCAGATTTTTAGATTCTTTTTCAATTTTTGTGCTTAGTTCAGAGATTTTCTTTTCAGCCAGAACTTCTTTTTTTAATCTTGGCGGAGCAATTTTTTCATTGAAAACAATCTTCTCTTTTGGAACGATAGTATCTTTTTTAATTTCTGAAACTGCCTTTTCAATTTCAATATTGGTCTTTTTTATTTCTGTGTTTTTTGCATTAACCAAATAAGCAAAAGCAACCGTAAATACGATAGGTAAAGCTAAAATTCTTCTTGTGTAACCAAATTTGGTATTGGGTTTTTGTAACATCTGTAATCTTTTTTTGAGGTTTGAATTAAGAAACGGACTCGCCGCAGGAAGTGCCGTCCCCGAAAAATGACTGGTCAGAAGCATCTGCGCAAATGCTTTGGTGTCTTTTTTCTCAACAGCCTTGTTGTCAGCAAGATATTCGTGTATTAAACTGATTTCTTTTTTAATTAAATAGAAAAACGGATTGAACCAGAAAACTGCTGTGATCACTTCAGCAAAAATCTTGTCGATGCTGTGTTTCTGCTCAATATGCACCATTTCATGTTTCAGGATTTGTTTCCCGACATCAGAATCCAAAGTGATGGAATCTTTCCAGAACAGGTTTCTGAAATAGGAAAAAGGTGCGTCTGTAAGATCGGTCTGATAAAAGTTGATGCCTTTTATCTGTTCTTTTCGGAAACTATTTTTTAATTTCTCGATTTTAAAAATTCCTGTAAGAATTTTAACTATAAAAAAGAGAGAAACCAATCCCAGAGCCGAAAAAATAATTCTAAAATAAGTGTGGTCATTATTGATGTTTTTTGGAGTTTTAAAACTTTGTACCTGCTCAAAAAGAAGGTAAATCCGGTCGCTCACTTCGATGGTAAAATCTTCAACTCTCAGCAGTGGTAAAAATATCGAAACCAGCATTGTAGCCAAAAGGTAAAACCTGTTGTAGTGATGAAAGGTCTTGTCTTTTAAAGACAACTGATAGTAAAGAAACATTACACCCGAGCATGCAAAAAGTTTCAGAATATAGATGAAGAGATTTTCCATATCAGCTTTTGTTTTTTAGTTCTTTGAGGAGCATTTCAAGATCTTCAACACTCATTTCGCTTTCTTCTACAAGGAAGGAAACTGCACTTTTATAGGAACCTTTGAAGTAATTTTTCACCAGACTTTTCATCGTCTTTCCGGAGTACTGATCTTTAGAAATCAAAGCAAAATATTCGTGCTGTCTGCCAATTACATTATAATCCACAAAATCTTTGTCTTTTAAAACCTTTAAAATAGTGGAAACGGTATTAGTATGAGGCTTTGGCTCCGGAAAAAGATCGAGCACATCTTTTAAGAAACCTTTTTCAAGTTTCCAGAGATACTGCATGATTTGTTCTTCTGCTTTGGTAAGATTCTGTATTTTCATTTATTAAAATCAATATTTATAACTAATTACTTAGTGATACAAATGTAGAAATTAAATCAATTCATACAACTATTTTTATAGTGATAAAGATTTGAATTAACTCAAATAACTGATTTTCAATACAATAATTTTAATATTTAACACAATTTAGTATTTAATGAAACTGATAATAATTCATTGATAATAATCAAGTTCATTCAAATTCTTAAAACTTGTTAAAATTTATTAAATAAAATGATGAGGAAGTGAGAAAAAATAAGAAAAAATATTTATTTTAGTGGTCTCAAAAAAATTATAAAAATCTATTTATGAAAAGATATACTCTACTGGCTGTAATTTTGATGTGCACATCTTCATTCACATTTGCGCAGTCATCGGTATTTGGATCAATTACTGAGGCAAAATCAAAAATTGAAGCTACGGTGCCTGTCGTAATTGAATATTTAAAGAAAACTAGCGAAAAAGAAGGAGACCAAACTATTCTTACCAACGGAACAGAAGCTTTGAGAAAAGAGTACAACGCAGTTTCTCAGGAATTTGATTTATATAAAGGAAACCTTGCAAGCTGCATCGTTAACAAAAAGAAAAAAGTTGCTACCAAGTGTTTAAATTACCACACGCAATATTTCAGAAGCACTTTGACTAAATATGATAATTTCATTTCATATCTGACTAAAAAGAACGGTTTCTTAGGTGTTGATGATGAAGAGGTGAAAAAAGACCTGAAGCCCACAGAGATCGCAACGACAATTGATAAAGATTTTACGTCTGCTGCAGGCGCTACAGCCAATATGAAAGGTGTTGAAAAAACAAAATATTTCGAAAGTCTGAAATCAGATGATTTGAAATTACAGCCTTTCAACTCTCTTGTAAATTAAAAAATTCAATCCGCTTTTCGAAGCGGATTTTTTTTGCTTAAAAATTTAGGTTCTGATTTAATTGAATTTTAAATTACTGTCTCAGAATTTTCTCCATTTTCTTTCCTTTTGCCAGTTCGTCAACTAATTTATCTAAATATCTTGCTTTTCTCGTGAGCGGATTTTCTATCTCCTGAATTTTGTAGCCACAAATCGTTCCGGTTATCAATTCCGCATTCGGGTGCAGATTTGCCCTTTCGAAAAAAGTTTCAAAGGTAATTTTTTCACTGATGAGTTCCTGCAGTTTATTTTCATCAAATCCTGTAAGCCACTCGATTACCTGATGCAGCTCTTCTTTTGTTCTCCCTTTAGTTTCCACCTTGGTTACGTAATGAG
It includes:
- a CDS encoding DUF2200 domain-containing protein; this encodes MKETEKHNERVAKLTFASVYPHYVTKVETKGRTKEELHQVIEWLTGFDENKLQELISEKITFETFFERANLHPNAELITGTICGYKIQEIENPLTRKARYLDKLVDELAKGKKMEKILRQ
- a CDS encoding M1 family metallopeptidase yields the protein MKKITFSLLFASSLAFGQFFEHGKTFTKQDTLKGSDTKFRNFWDVKRYDLSVEPDFASKSIKGNNKISFEITKDISNPVFQIDLQKPMKADKIECSFPTTNVFKQDGDFIFISTKKNFKKGEKYTIDVTYSGKPTIAKRAPWDGGWVFTKDEKGNPWMSVADEGIGASVWLPTKDIWSDEPDQGITMKIITPKDLVGIGNGRLISKKEEGNKTAYIWEVKNPINAYSIIPNIGKYVNFKDTYNGEKGKLDLDYWVIDYNLDKAKKQFQQVKPMLEAFEYWFGPYPFYEDSYKLVDSPYLGMEHQSNIAYGNQYMNGYLGSDLSGTGVGLKWDYIIVHESGHEWFANNITAKDQADMWVHEGFTMYSEVLFTEKYMDKKSAEIYAQGVQRSISNDVPIIGKYGVRNEGSGDMYPKGASMLHTIRQVIDNDEKFRQILRGLNKDFYHQTVTTEQIEKYISDKSGIDFSSVFNQYLRTTDVPVLEYSQKGNELKFKYSKVVKNFKLPLKISGEWIKPTEEWQTMKLKNDGAVEFNKNNYIRYQKVN
- a CDS encoding KpsF/GutQ family sugar-phosphate isomerase; its protein translation is MYTNDIISNAKKTLEIEIAELEKLKNRIDGDFEKAVQTIHAATGKLIVVGIGKSAHVANKMVATLNSTGTPSQFLHASEAIHGDLGVIQKQDVVLCISNSGNSPEIVSLVPYLKDYSSSLIGMTGNKSSKLAEFSDIILDTHVDVEACPIKLAPTSSTTVQMALGDALAVSLMELNDFKANDFAKFHPGGSLGKNLISKVDDFLSSQKPQVSENDSVKDVIISISSSRHGITVVTDNENIIGVITDGDLRRMLMNEINISEVSAKDIMSLNPKTVERNSLAKDAMKILKDNNIGQLVVTENGKYFGIIDLHKLLDEGIN
- a CDS encoding GLPGLI family protein, producing MKKLLTTGFILTLIFAQAQTNRFFYDYKFVPDINDKADVKTEMMVLDIDSRGSSYYSHATFVADSTQKADIEKQIQMNPNSINIKRTDKPGQITFKVTKTYPDFKTSLYRKISSDQYKITEDSKPEWKISGEKQKIGEYNTQKATTSFGGREWTAWFTQDIPFQDGPYKFYGLPGLIVKIEDATGTHVMTLAGNKKIKAASQETELNLPTEVRVFGMGGKEIEITEDQFRKVWKAYVADPTKNMREMMQKNTDTNRVVFKTKTADGREISDPNQVFREMEKKAKEGFKKNNNPIEPDLQK
- a CDS encoding BlaI/MecI/CopY family transcriptional regulator; the protein is MKIQNLTKAEEQIMQYLWKLEKGFLKDVLDLFPEPKPHTNTVSTILKVLKDKDFVDYNVIGRQHEYFALISKDQYSGKTMKSLVKNYFKGSYKSAVSFLVEESEMSVEDLEMLLKELKNKS
- the recQ gene encoding DNA helicase RecQ: MSAKKANISGELKKYFGFSTFKGQQEQIIEDLLNGKDVFVLMPTGGGKSLCYQLPALISEGTAIVVSPLIALMKNQVDAVNGLSSDEGVAHVLNSSLNKTQTKKVFDDIKAGKTKLLYVAPESLIKEDYLEFFKEVKISFVAIDEAHCISEWGHDFRPEYRNLKSIIDKIADVPVIALTATATPKVQDDIQKTLGMTSAAVYKESFNRPNLYYEVRPKVNVDKEIVKFINQHKGKSGIVYCLSRRKVEEFAQLLQVNGINALPYHAGLDQKIRVANQDKFLMEEADVIVATIAFGMGIDKPDVRFVIHYDFPKSLESYYQETGRAGRDGGEGHCLAFYDPKDIEKLEKFLAQKAVSEREIGLQLLNEVVGYAETCMSRRQYILYYFGESFDPENGDGAKMCDNASNPPKLTDATEDFKKVMHLINDTGEKFKSKDLISTIVGKENAVTKSYKLEQTPHFGFGKDEKENYWKTILRQATVQNFLQKDIETYGVLKISEKGRQALKGELESSFMIAEDREFDLSQTKAESDQVQQQSGGGLDQNLFALLKELRKKVAKKHSIPPYTVFMDPSLEDMTVQYPITVEEIAKIYGVGEGKAKKYGKEFADFISKYVEDNNIERTQDMVLKNVANKSSHKVFIIQNTDKKIDLEDIARAKNLSMNDLLKEMERIVYQGTKLNIDYYIEENFDEDMVDEFMEFMNESESDSMKVLLDEFGDELSDEEVRMLRIKFISDVAN
- a CDS encoding M56 family metallopeptidase yields the protein MENLFIYILKLFACSGVMFLYYQLSLKDKTFHHYNRFYLLATMLVSIFLPLLRVEDFTIEVSDRIYLLFEQVQSFKTPKNINNDHTYFRIIFSALGLVSLFFIVKILTGIFKIEKLKNSFRKEQIKGINFYQTDLTDAPFSYFRNLFWKDSITLDSDVGKQILKHEMVHIEQKHSIDKIFAEVITAVFWFNPFFYLIKKEISLIHEYLADNKAVEKKDTKAFAQMLLTSHFSGTALPAASPFLNSNLKKRLQMLQKPNTKFGYTRRILALPIVFTVAFAYLVNAKNTEIKKTNIEIEKAVSEIKKDTIVPKEKIVFNEKIAPPRLKKEVLAEKKISELSTKIEKESKNLKVLKPDSQEFKASLQEIEKLSEEISKTVNTQQFHFSIPEMDSEKMAKLFNSDKWKSEVERLKTMNIELPDLSNMDFTGDDIKLPDGTKVKFHKQNLNIDRNWMPGSEVFLDKKESPENAKRRAKLEKEAAKLNAKRAKLEGERAKIEAERRMLDGRNSMVIRSVKNISAPFPPVVGRTTTMRFPNGGVNVSKPKIFSMHGDSNIKYYLDDKEITEAEFKKLDSKNFKRMTVNKQNTDGKSSGEIRIETK
- the tatC gene encoding twin-arginine translocase subunit TatC, yielding MSEGKDMSFWGHIGELRGHLIRAIIAIIIAAFIIGYNIEWIMDHVFFGPTRNDFPTFRIANHFSRMILGEDSITLPKDFPVRVQRLYQQFNVMMAVSIFGGIVLAFPYIIWELWRFISPALHPRERKNSIFIINSVWILFLAGVLCGYYLILPFAVNFGVIFKISNIIIPLYDLSDYTTLFLQVVLGMGVVFLFPILIYFLTSIGILTPMFMRTYRRHAIVLIMVVAAIITPADVLSMMMAALPLLALYEFSILASGYTYKRVQKANARLAKQD
- a CDS encoding M61 family metallopeptidase → MKKIAISLGLLSAIAFNAQSVKTQIDLVNIKDDKVNVSLEFPKMKSGDVKFHFPKTVPGTYSTDDYGRFIEGIKFLDNKGKELKFTKVNDNSYTLKNAQNLNKVTYWVNDSFDDEMDNTKHKAVFSPSGTNIEEGKVYLVNTHGFVGYIENMQDVPYQLIVKKPKDFYGTTALVDQDKSEDTDTFTLANYAKLTDSPLMYTKPDYVTFNAGGMELVLGVYSPTGKYKAADFKENLEKMVIAQKKFLGDMNTNKKYAIMLYLAGTDGPQIKGFGALEHHESTSVVLPEMMPKEAIDQTITDVVSHEFFHTVNPLKVHSEEIHYFDYADPKMSQHLWMYEGGTEYFANLFQIQEGLITRDEFLKRMTDKITNSKNYNDTMPFTVMSKNILKDEYKDQYRNVYEKGALLAMCLDIELRKLSNGEMGYRDMIRKLSQRFGENKPFKDDKLIDELVEVTGYPQVRDFYNKYIAGSEATPYEKYLKEVGVEVQKQDTPPIFWFVKDPNQTGYNDKNNTFIFDESSALSPFAKSVGFKITDEVVALDGKIINIQNIQEFINYAKSVKDGQNVTLTVLRNKDGKSEKIDLKGKAILDKMTVETLGFKANPTAAEKKLQDQWITGKK